A section of the Deltaproteobacteria bacterium genome encodes:
- a CDS encoding TIGR03084 family metal-binding protein: MFEQVTDFLAESEALHALLAPLADRDFERETQFRGYTIGDVVGHLHHWNVAADLSLRDPEAFQAFFAGIAQGIGAGRRLPELCREWLAGLAGRALLEEWRRFAHELARHFGSADPKARVRWAGPDMSVRSSITARLMETWAHGQEVYDVLGAERTDTDRIRNIAQLGVGTFRWTFVNRKLEVPAEVPYVRLRAPSGASWEWNDPGSASRVEGDATAFCQVVTQVRSIGDTQLVATGESARRWMAIAQCFAGAPADPPAPGTRFRQPR, from the coding sequence GTGTTCGAGCAGGTCACCGACTTCCTCGCCGAGAGCGAGGCGCTCCACGCGCTGCTCGCGCCGCTCGCCGACCGCGACTTCGAGCGCGAGACCCAGTTCCGCGGCTACACGATCGGCGACGTGGTCGGGCACCTCCACCACTGGAACGTGGCGGCCGACCTCTCGCTGCGCGACCCGGAGGCCTTCCAGGCCTTCTTCGCCGGGATCGCGCAGGGCATCGGGGCCGGGCGCCGGCTGCCGGAGCTCTGCCGCGAGTGGCTCGCCGGCCTCGCCGGCCGCGCGCTGCTCGAGGAGTGGCGCCGCTTCGCGCACGAGCTCGCGCGGCACTTCGGCAGCGCCGACCCGAAGGCGCGCGTGCGCTGGGCCGGGCCCGACATGAGCGTGCGCTCGAGCATCACGGCGCGCCTCATGGAGACGTGGGCCCACGGCCAGGAGGTCTACGACGTGCTCGGCGCCGAGCGCACCGACACCGACCGGATCCGGAACATCGCGCAGCTCGGGGTCGGCACCTTCCGCTGGACCTTCGTCAACCGCAAGCTCGAGGTCCCGGCCGAGGTGCCCTACGTGCGCCTGCGCGCGCCCTCGGGCGCCAGCTGGGAGTGGAACGATCCCGGGTCGGCCTCGCGCGTGGAGGGCGACGCCACCGCGTTCTGCCAGGTCGTGACGCAGGTCCGGAGCATCGGCGACACGCAGCTCGTCGCGACCGGCGAGAGCGCCCGGCGCTGGATGGCGATCGCGCAGTGCTTCGCCGGGGCCCCCGCCGACCCGCCCGCGCCGGGCACGCGCTTCCGCCAGCCGCGCTGA
- a CDS encoding acyl-CoA dehydrogenase family protein, translated as MAEPDFYLSPEQRELQRALREFVAKEIAPIAARCDAEERFPVSIFPKLGTLGYLGLRFPEAVGGAGGSNLDYAILCEELAYGSAGIALGVYVHMALACAALEAFGSEALKQAWLPPALRGERIGAWAFAEAGAGSDAGSVATRAVADGGDYVLNGAKLFITNGPIADFLVVVASTAPERKLKGLSLFLVERDRPGFRVAGTLAKLGVRASEMAELVFEDCRVPGAHRIGREHHGFLDALRTLTLGRIASAAFATGVARAAFEATRAHAGERVQFGQPIASFQAVRFGIADMAVRIEAARLLCHRAALAADRGLPHGREASMAKLYATEACTQIAERALHYHGAAGFLADSPIQRLYRDCKVFELGEGSSELQREMIARELGM; from the coding sequence ATGGCCGAGCCCGACTTCTACCTCTCGCCCGAGCAGCGCGAGCTCCAGCGCGCGCTGCGCGAGTTCGTCGCGAAGGAGATCGCGCCCATCGCGGCCCGCTGCGACGCCGAGGAACGCTTTCCGGTGTCGATCTTCCCGAAGCTCGGCACGCTCGGGTACCTGGGCCTGCGCTTCCCGGAGGCCGTGGGGGGAGCGGGGGGCTCGAACCTCGACTACGCGATCCTGTGCGAGGAGCTCGCCTACGGCTCCGCCGGCATCGCGCTCGGCGTCTACGTGCACATGGCGCTCGCCTGCGCGGCGCTCGAGGCCTTCGGCAGCGAGGCGCTGAAGCAGGCCTGGCTGCCGCCCGCCCTGCGCGGCGAGCGGATCGGGGCCTGGGCCTTCGCCGAGGCCGGCGCGGGCTCCGACGCGGGGAGCGTGGCGACGCGCGCCGTCGCCGACGGCGGCGACTACGTCCTGAACGGCGCGAAGCTCTTCATCACGAACGGGCCGATCGCCGACTTCCTCGTCGTGGTGGCCTCCACCGCCCCCGAGCGCAAGCTCAAGGGCCTCTCGCTCTTCCTCGTCGAGCGCGACCGGCCGGGCTTCCGCGTGGCGGGCACCCTCGCGAAGCTCGGCGTGCGGGCCTCGGAGATGGCCGAGCTCGTCTTCGAGGACTGCCGCGTGCCCGGCGCCCACCGGATCGGCCGCGAGCACCACGGCTTCCTCGACGCCCTGCGCACGCTGACCCTCGGCCGGATCGCCTCGGCGGCCTTCGCCACGGGCGTGGCCCGCGCGGCCTTCGAAGCCACCCGCGCCCATGCCGGCGAGCGCGTGCAGTTCGGGCAGCCGATCGCGTCGTTCCAGGCCGTGCGCTTCGGCATCGCGGACATGGCGGTGCGGATCGAGGCGGCGCGCCTGCTCTGCCACCGCGCCGCGCTCGCGGCCGACCGCGGCCTCCCCCACGGCCGCGAGGCGAGCATGGCGAAGCTCTATGCCACCGAGGCGTGTACGCAGATCGCCGAGCGCGCGCTCCACTACCACGGGGCGGCGGGCTTCCTGGCGGACTCGCCGATCCAGCGCCTCTACCGCGACTGCAAGGTGTTCGAGCTCGGCGAAGGCTCGAGCGAGCTCCAGCGCGAGATGATCGCGCGGGAGCTCGGGATGTAG
- a CDS encoding HEAT repeat domain-containing protein, whose translation MKARPRTHGPPGTRLRLRLLALAAALLSGPAAARAHLAYGAEGLRELAARCDLAVVVEFEGPRRQGRAGDGSQSHEVFPVKVLSTLFGVAPSPHLEITSHAEGSPGFAAGERALLFLEHLASPLERAGSFSLASLQDPRQEWRLGPHGDELVAVVREYLALRGAQGSEGTARFRAILLRELRAADPRLREDALREWIRLGRAPLLQDPGEMAPFAALVPALPVAEGIVLAGLLERQGGFEPAPHLLALTGQPLAPGERAALTRAAGRSRDPRLSRWLAGELGDPDPLVRRDAAAALGEPWHGQQVPALAAATGDPDERVARAALRALAQIGSEPARAVLQDAAASGVEPIRRFAAAELRRASLEGGLPPPAPGTR comes from the coding sequence GTGAAGGCACGGCCCCGGACGCACGGGCCTCCCGGCACCCGGCTCCGGCTCCGGCTCCTCGCCCTCGCTGCCGCGCTGCTCTCCGGGCCGGCGGCGGCCCGGGCCCATCTGGCCTACGGAGCGGAGGGCCTGCGGGAGCTGGCCGCGCGCTGCGACCTGGCGGTGGTCGTCGAGTTCGAAGGGCCGCGCCGGCAGGGGCGCGCCGGCGACGGCTCGCAGAGCCACGAGGTCTTCCCCGTGAAGGTCCTGTCGACGCTCTTCGGTGTGGCACCGTCGCCGCACCTCGAAATCACGTCGCACGCCGAGGGCTCCCCGGGCTTCGCGGCGGGCGAGCGCGCGCTCCTCTTCCTCGAGCACCTCGCGAGCCCGCTCGAGCGGGCCGGCAGCTTCTCGCTCGCCTCGCTCCAGGACCCCCGCCAGGAGTGGCGGCTCGGTCCCCACGGCGACGAGCTCGTCGCCGTCGTGCGCGAGTACCTGGCGCTCCGCGGGGCGCAGGGAAGCGAGGGCACGGCCCGCTTCCGGGCGATCCTCCTGCGCGAGCTGCGCGCGGCCGACCCCCGGCTTCGCGAGGACGCGCTTCGCGAGTGGATCCGCCTCGGGCGGGCTCCCCTCCTCCAGGACCCCGGGGAGATGGCTCCCTTCGCCGCGCTGGTGCCGGCGCTCCCGGTGGCCGAGGGCATCGTCCTCGCCGGCCTCCTCGAGCGGCAGGGGGGCTTCGAGCCCGCGCCCCACCTGCTCGCCCTCACCGGCCAGCCGCTCGCGCCGGGCGAGCGCGCCGCCCTGACGCGCGCCGCCGGCCGCTCGCGCGATCCCCGGCTCTCCCGCTGGCTCGCCGGGGAGCTCGGCGACCCCGATCCCCTCGTCCGCCGCGATGCGGCAGCGGCCCTGGGCGAGCCGTGGCACGGACAGCAGGTTCCGGCGCTGGCCGCGGCAACGGGCGATCCCGACGAGCGTGTCGCGCGAGCGGCGCTGCGCGCGCTCGCCCAGATCGGCAGCGAGCCGGCGCGGGCCGTCCTGCAGGACGCCGCTGCGAGCGGCGTGGAGCCGATCCGGCGCTTCGCCGCGGCCGAGCTGCGGAGAGCGAGCCTGGAGGGCGGCCTGCCGCCTCCCGCGCCGGGCACCCGCTGA
- a CDS encoding enoyl-CoA hydratase-related protein translates to MTAPLRLTSEDGIATITLAQPERLNALSLPMLEALVEALDTVARGGDRVLVLAAEGRAFCAGADRSEMIERKPAEWAPIVARYLEPVRRIADLDIPVIARLQGDTVGGGFGLAIACDFRVAAEGIRLGAPFVRIGLAGCDMAAGYYLPRLIPLGAATEMMMTGRLVRADEALALGLVHRVAPAAQLDGAVAELATQLRNGPPIALAFTKRAIRRSLDLDRNAEFDYEVFAQVQCIQTEDHREGVRAFFDEKRAPAFQGR, encoded by the coding sequence ATGACGGCCCCCCTGCGACTCACGAGCGAGGACGGCATCGCGACGATCACCCTCGCCCAGCCCGAGCGCCTGAACGCGCTGAGCCTCCCCATGCTCGAGGCCCTCGTCGAGGCGCTCGACACCGTCGCGCGCGGTGGCGACCGCGTCCTCGTGCTCGCCGCCGAAGGGCGCGCCTTCTGCGCCGGCGCCGACCGCAGCGAGATGATCGAGCGCAAGCCCGCCGAGTGGGCGCCGATCGTCGCGCGCTACCTCGAGCCCGTGCGCCGGATCGCCGATCTCGACATCCCGGTGATCGCGCGCCTCCAGGGCGACACGGTCGGGGGCGGCTTCGGGCTCGCGATCGCCTGCGACTTCCGGGTGGCCGCCGAGGGGATCCGCCTCGGTGCGCCCTTCGTGCGGATCGGGCTCGCCGGCTGCGACATGGCGGCCGGCTACTACCTGCCGCGCCTGATCCCGCTCGGCGCGGCCACCGAGATGATGATGACCGGCCGGCTCGTGCGCGCCGACGAGGCGCTGGCGCTCGGGCTCGTGCACCGCGTGGCGCCGGCGGCGCAGCTCGACGGGGCGGTCGCCGAGCTGGCCACGCAGCTCCGCAACGGCCCGCCGATCGCGCTCGCCTTCACCAAGCGCGCGATCCGCCGCTCGCTCGACCTCGATCGGAACGCCGAGTTCGACTACGAGGTCTTCGCCCAGGTGCAGTGCATCCAGACCGAGGACCACCGCGAAGGCGTGCGCGCCTTCTTCGACGAGAAGCGCGCCCCCGCCTTCCAGGGGCGCTGA
- a CDS encoding Coq4 family protein: protein MEARNRIRPLVALRAMRKLVDNPDDTAQAIVVVGALAGNSGKRLFQRFRRSPRSAAILRERRDLYAILSDLDRLRAMPPGSLGRAIGDWFAREQIGAQGLAQAAGMARSQLGMADPAGDDERVFTTRLLNMHDIFHVLAGYDRDLRGEAAVLAFTLPQTRSPGIAYLVARILWGAGWRSDMGRLVRQGFQRGRRAAWLVDQDWEALLERPIDEIRRELAVGEPPAYEQVRSAGAPVLRAS, encoded by the coding sequence ATGGAAGCGCGCAACCGGATCCGTCCCCTCGTCGCGCTGCGCGCCATGCGCAAGCTCGTCGACAACCCGGACGACACGGCGCAGGCGATCGTGGTGGTCGGGGCGCTCGCCGGGAACTCGGGCAAGCGCCTCTTCCAGCGCTTCCGCCGCTCGCCGCGCTCCGCGGCGATCCTGCGCGAACGCCGCGACCTCTACGCGATCCTGAGCGACCTCGACCGCCTGCGCGCGATGCCGCCGGGATCGCTCGGCCGGGCGATCGGCGATTGGTTCGCGCGCGAGCAGATCGGCGCGCAGGGCCTCGCGCAGGCCGCCGGGATGGCGCGCTCGCAGCTCGGCATGGCGGACCCGGCCGGCGACGACGAGCGCGTCTTCACGACGCGGCTCCTCAACATGCACGACATCTTCCACGTGCTCGCGGGCTACGACCGCGACCTGCGCGGCGAAGCCGCGGTGCTCGCCTTCACGCTGCCCCAGACGCGGAGCCCGGGCATCGCCTACCTCGTCGCGCGCATCCTCTGGGGAGCGGGCTGGCGCTCCGACATGGGCCGGCTGGTGCGCCAGGGCTTCCAGCGCGGCCGGCGTGCGGCGTGGCTCGTCGACCAGGACTGGGAAGCGCTCCTCGAGCGCCCGATCGACGAGATCCGCCGCGAGCTCGCCGTCGGCGAGCCGCCCGCGTACGAGCAGGTGCGCTCGGCGGGCGCGCCGGTGCTGCGGGCGAGCTGA